From the genome of Pseudanabaena sp. PCC 7367:
GTCTCGGATGTGTTTGACCAGAGCAGATTCCAGCTCTCGCTCTTGAACTGTCCCTGTGAGTGCAAGAAAATCTAGATTATAGGGATCTTTGAGTAGCTGATTTGCTAGATCTGATTGTGGCTGTGGCAAGGCTCGCTCAAAATTGTTAACCGCACTGCCCTGGCGTTGGTAGAGCTTGCTTTCAATCTGCAGCTCGAGGATGTTACGACTCCAGCCATTTTCGATTGTTTCCTGGGCATACCAGATGCGCTCTTGCGGATCTTTAACATGATCCAAAATACGGACATTATGGCCCCACGGAATTTGTCCAACAAGCTGTTGGACAATTTGTTCATCGGGATATGCCTCAGCAAAAGATCGCATATACATCAGGTTTGTACGTGAAAATCCCTTCATATCAGGAAACTCTCGTTTCAAGTCTTTGGCTAAGCGCGTGATCACTTTACTGCCCCAGCCTTCTTCTTGTTGCCGTTGTAGGATATCCCGACCAATTTGCCAGTAAAGCAGCACCAGCTCCTTATTGACAGCTAATGCCGCTTTGACCTGGGCCTGGCGGATACGGGTCTTGAGATCGCTCAAAAAAGCGATGTAGCTTTCTTCTTCAGGAAATAGGGTAGGTGATTTGGGCATCGTTTAGCTATAGTCCAACATAGAAGCGATCGCAACAAGCGTATCTCATGTTGTCACTTTGCAGCTGTTGGTTTGTAAAATTGTGCAACAAGCTGCTGCACAATTGGCTAACCTGAATACTTATGACTTAAGGCCATGGTTTCTAAAGTATCCAAGTGTGAGCACATTAGATAATACAGAGAGCCGCTAGATGTTGAGATTATTGATTTCCACCAGAGGGGGTTTATTATGAAAATTCCCAATAAACGCCCTCCTTCACACCCTGGAGAAATATTGCTTGAGGATTTTCTTAAGCCAATGCAGGTTTCACGGCGTGTGCTTGCTGAAGCAATTCATGTCCCAGATCAACATGTTAGCGAGCTGATCAATAGCAAGCGCAGTATTACGCCAAGCACTGCCCGACTGTTGTCAATCTTCTTTGGCAATAGCCCAGGTTTTTGGCTAAACTTGCAGCAA
Proteins encoded in this window:
- a CDS encoding HigA family addiction module antitoxin, which produces MKIPNKRPPSHPGEILLEDFLKPMQVSRRVLAEAIHVPDQHVSELINSKRSITPSTARLLSIFFGNSPGFWLNLQQVWELYHAMEYDEQ
- a CDS encoding PDDEXK nuclease domain-containing protein, with amino-acid sequence MPKSPTLFPEEESYIAFLSDLKTRIRQAQVKAALAVNKELVLLYWQIGRDILQRQQEEGWGSKVITRLAKDLKREFPDMKGFSRTNLMYMRSFAEAYPDEQIVQQLVGQIPWGHNVRILDHVKDPQERIWYAQETIENGWSRNILELQIESKLYQRQGSAVNNFERALPQPQSDLANQLLKDPYNLDFLALTGTVQERELESALVKHIRDFLLELGVGFAFVGSQYRLEVSGNEYFMDLLFYHLKLRCYIIIDLKVTEFRPEYTGKMNFYVAVVDDLLRHPDDQPTIGIVLCKSKDRTTAEYALRNINTPIAVSTHQLPKHLEESLPTVEQLEMEMETAIAELEESDRKSDD